TCCTATGAGAGCCACGCTATCTTGATTATTGTTGTCGTGGTCTGCCGGTGATAGCTCGTTGGAGAAGATGCCGACATAATCCTTGCCCAGAGAGCGGCGGAAATGTTCGTCAATGACAGGGTCACACATGCCTGAAAGATACGGTCCAGCATTAGActaataccgtgttttctcgcataatcgtcgcacattttactctaaaataaagttttaaaagtaggggtgcgacgattatgcaaaaaaaaatttttttgttaggtaaagttattcataaaaacaaaacctattcatggaaagtatgtttatttaaaaacaggtagagtatacaaaagcacacaAAACAACCTATttcaataattcattaaacaaaaacctttcttcaactttaaatagaaaaaccaaaactctaacacgAACGCAAGCTGGCGACCAAGGACTTGGAATCCACCCAGAAGGATCTGAACACCAGCAACTCAATTGGTGCTGgattactagggacaagattatatggtgaattgcaataaaaccaaaaaaaaacctaaaatcatgtcaatacaccatataaccCGGAAATGTAAGTTAATACACTATTTAGCACAGAAATgcaacaaaaataatgaaaataattaacacatttaatcaaaactcaattcaagactacaaaaatataatcatattaaATTCATTGAAAGTAAATCATTTTGCATGGAATTAGTACCAAAATGTTTGTTCTAAAGagactgaaattttttaaaactgtaactgttattattaactaatttttacataacgacattggtacatttttaaaacaaatatacttgctgatttatttgtattgttcccaGTACtttgacatgcttattacaaattattatatgtaTCATGCATCAATCAAaatgagcctttttttttggtaaaGTAAGCATCAATGAACACGTGTCGTATTTGGTGAAACGAGTTTATCTTTTTAAAtaacagagttcataaaaaaataataacgtaaatacagaaatctcctgttttaaaaatgcaaattggcttaataaaaaaaaaccataaaatcttgttccTACCGATTACAAAATGTACTGATCCAAGGAATGctagattaaagacctttcacagCAGCAACAGAACAGCAAGAGATTCAGCGCGGTACCTGACTGCATGTCCCGGCGGGAGTAGATGGTCTGGCGGTCCTCGCCGGAGGGAACGCAGGCAATGACGGAGGGCCGGTAGCTCGGGGCCAGCACCGACTCTGCATACGATGGCGGCGGGCCGAGACATCGCGCCCTCGTCGACATGTCCAGAGGCGTGGACAGCCCCTTGCACCGGCCGCTGCAACAGCCGCGACACCCGCCGGTGGTTTCCGTCAAGCACAACACTCCTGAGTACTAATGAGTGACAGTTACACATATACCACACGAGAACTAAGCCTTGTTCCCACGGCGCGTGGATCGCCGTACGGAGGCTTATCGTTCGCCCAACCACGAGCATGTGTTCTCGAATACACAAAAACTTAAGCCTTTTACCCTTGCATGCTAAAAACAGAGTTCACTTACGGGGGAAGAAATGTAAATATTCCAGTACTTCAGACGATCTATTAATTTCCTGGCAGCTGCTTGAAAACACCAACTCCCAACAGAGCAACAGTGACGCTGGTGATGCAACAAGCTGCTTCGCTCACCTGTCCGTGTTCTTGTTGCAGTCCCCCAGCTTGCTCCTGTACCTTCGCTCCTGTCGCCACCGTGCAGACGGCAGCTCCTTCCTGGACCGGGCCGGTGCGTCCCCTGCAAGGCACGGCTCACGCACAGTTGCACAGCAGTGACGTCGCACTTCCACTGCTACCACAGCCTACTGCATATCCTCCCCTCGCACAGCACACAACCAACGCCACGGGCCGTCACTTGTGGCCGCGCAAACACATGACGATTTGAAAATTAGTTaccactggaaacaaacatctgATCCTGCGGTTAATGTaaacttctgaaaaaaaaaaaaaaaaaaacctaaatgtgCAGATTCATTGGTAAGATATTCAAATGTTACAGTAAATACATGCGAAGAAGTTTCTCAAGGTTCTTAGAAATTTTGACTTATCAACAAGGAAAACTATTAAAAAGGTTAAATTGCATGTATTGATAGCTAaagtgctaaattttttttaacttattatgaAGAAACTTTTCtttcttaagagggttttactgtaattaCCTACTTTTTACAAATTGTTTTGATGTGAAGCTAAGTTTATTGATTTacccaaaacaaaataatgtgtaCATTATGTGTACATGGAAAGTAAGGAAAACAGTTACgatgcagataaaaaaaaaagatcaaagtAGTCCCAACTCAATGACCAGAGgaaggagattttttttttgtcagaatggTGAACATGTTTCAAGACCCAAGGTTATTTTGACAGAGTTTAAAAATTCCTTGTTGTAGGGTTTGGAGCCAACTCTTTAAGAGCCAGTGTGATTCCTGCACACATGACAGGAACGAGGGCGGACAGTGCAACGTGCAGTCAAAGAGCTGGATCGCTGCCAGCTCCATCTCTGCCAAATACCTCTTtgtaaaaaattgaatgaaagacAAAAGGAGAACTCTACTATCACCACTGCCAACATTCCTTCTTCGAATTGGAATGTGTTCCATTACACAACAAAGAAACATAACAGTGTTGCAACACAAATCTAGTTTCCACAATCATTTATATTTGAAAAACAATGCTGTGAATCAGGACAaaagtatttcaattttaaaatgtctCATATTTAATGTTCTATAAACATGAGACTAGACGCTTgaacttaaaaagtaattaactttaaactaaaatattttaatacaaaccattacCGGAATCTGTTGAAAAAATTTACTTCTTTATGGTAAAGATAAATATCACAATCCTTCAtaacattatataaaaattttaaaaattctatacatAATAACATAAACACAATTCATGTCATATACAGAACAATATTTAATTGGTTTGCttctaaaatacaaaacaatttttatatgcaacactgttattttatttataattcctgatgtaataaacaaattattttaaagaatacaacTATTTCACCATACTAAATAGTTCTGAGCATATGCTTCCCGAActtaacatattaaaatattagcCTAAACCATCGACACAAAACAATTACTCACCGTATGTACTAGTTAGGTATAATGAATACATACTTTCTTTCAGTTCTACTTTCGGTACTACAATTAGTCATGAAGTtccatttaatatttacattaaaatagaTACCTCAACTCCTCACATGTTATTTTTCTGTTTAAAGGCCACCAAGTCAAAGGGTGTCAATCTTTTTTAGCAGAGATAAGTAAAAAAGAATCAAGTTGCAAAAGACTCTTTGTAAAGAATGGTGCATGCACTTGAATCAGGGTgcaaataagtaatttaaatctAATAGGAACATGGGGTGATTCAAATTATGTTAATTAAGTCTGCACACAAGACTTCTGATAAGATATGTAACTTACTCATAACTCTGGACAATAGCTGCCAAGCACAATCCTTTCCTTTTTTTATTCACTCAGAGACAGTACTGTGGATAGTGAACAAGTAAGTTGAGATGCCCAAACCACATGCAGGAATGTCGGCACCATCATAACATATCAATTTACCGTAATCAGGAAGAGAATTATCCTGGACCATTGTGGCAGCCCGGGACAACACATCCAGGGGTGATTCTGAAGCCTCCATTTGCAGTTGGCAGCCCTGCAATACCAGAAAACAATCAACACTTGCAGGTACACAAAGTGGATGGGCTCTGACCACGAAGACAACCAGTGATTACACTTATCAACCACAGATGATTACATTATCTACTTGGATATTATCACCTAGGGCCGCTGGGTAAACTAGCACAAAGTCACCTTTCACAACTGATTGTGGAACAGTGAAGCCTGCTAAAATGCCACTAGCAGTGTTAACCTAACACATAGGACATACGTATCTGAAGAACACACATATATGTACCCAAAAATACAGCAAGCAAACCAAGTGGTTTATAAAGGGAGTGCATACATATTAAAAGCACAGCTAGCCATTAAAAATTGTGACTTCCTAAAATATGCaggcataaaaatatttaaacagcaACAAGAAAACATCAGATAGCCATTCACAGCTACTATTTAACCCCACAACtaaaacttacaaaaaattaagGCAAGGTACTTAACACCAAAATGTCACCAAGTCAGTCAGTCCTAGTATCCAttaggtaaaacaaaataatgttcacTTAGCTTTCTTTACATTCCTTACATACCTATTGAAAAATACAAATACTACACAGAAGATAAATTAGCTTTGAATAAGCATCTCTGAATATCCAGCTATAACGGTTCTAATATTAGCATAATTTTAATTACAGTACTTGTAATATGGGTGATGTCAGATCTATGACAGTTATGGGAGTTATTCCCCCTTCCTCATTGATTATGCAAGCTGCTTTGCTTGATGGCTAAGGAATTATACAGTACTTTAATTTGTGTTATCGCTCCTATAAAAAATTGTGGGTTTTTGCCTATGACCACAACAATCAGACATCTACAGAGTCAATGCAGTCCCCAAAAATATGCACACATTTAAAATCAAACAACCCAGAGAGGGGCGCAAAAAGGGGAGTGCAATAGTGTGGGGCACATGGGTGTCACCACTGAGGGGGGtgaaaaatgacaaaaataaaacaaattgggAATacgactttttttttctaattatattatattaaaatttttccataAATAACATTAACAGTTAACTATATAATGGTCTTCTTTACAATTCTTTGAGGTTTTTGTTAAATGCAAACTTTCTGGTTCTGTACCAAATCTGACTTAAGCCTTAATATTCTTGTAAACATTATGTGTTCAGCAGCATCATGGGAGAGAGatgttttaaactgaaaattaatCAAGAGTTATCTTAGGTTAACTATGAGTCCAGCTCAACAATCTCTAActtgtaaatttaaaacaaagaagCAAAAGGAATTGATTTTGAAGATGTTATTTCCCAATATACAGAGAATTAATTAAGGGGAAGAAAAAGTTTTTAAGTGATAACATGCTTACAATAAGTAAACAAAACAGAAAGTAACTCTTCAAACTATACGTGtcttaattctattttttttttaataaattaattttggtggaaaaaggggtgggggtgacAAAATAGTTTCCGCACATGGTACCACCTGACATTACTACACCACTGCCAAGAGGGCCTGTCTCTGCTTATGATTGCAACAATATCATCAAAGTTGACATTCACCTAAGTTACACATGGCAATGGGGACCTCCCTTCGACCAGGAACTAACTGTGATCCACAAACAAGTCAGTTTCCCCATCACTTCTAACTTGGAAACCATAAATTGATTTCCGTAAATACTATTCTGACAGGTCTTACAGATAATTTCTACCTTAAAATGCATATGGATTTCATAGCAAAAAAAGGTGTGGGTCAATACTTCCTAGGCAAGGATTGACTGATGACCACAGAGTTTGATAGACAACATCCTAGCTGACTTGGCTGCCATGGTGGTACTTTCACTTCACAAAACTACATCCTAGCTGACTTGGCAGCCATAGTGGTGTTCTcatttcataagaaaacatcCTAGCTGACTTGGCTGCCATGGTGGTACTTTCACTTCACAAAACTACATCCTAGCTGACTTGGCTGCCATGGTGGTACTTTCACTTCACAAAACTACATCCTAGCTGACTTGGCAGCCATAGTGGTGTTCTCGTTTCATAAGAAAACATCCTAGCTGACTTGGCTGCCATGGTGGTACTTTCACTTCACAAAACTACATCCTAGCTGACTTGGCAGCCATAGTGGTGTTCTcatttcataagaaaacatcCTAGCTGACTTGGCTGCCATGGTGGTACTTTCACTTCACAAAACTACATCCTAGCTGACTTGGCTGCCATGGTGGTATTTTCACTTCACAAAACTACATCCTAGCTGACTTGGCAGCCATAGTGGTGTTCTCGTTTCATAAGAAAACATCCTAGCTGACTTAGCAGCCATGGTGGTGTCCTTACTTCACAAAACTACATCCTAGCTGACTTGGCAGCCATGGTGTTGTAACTTCACATGAACAAATCCTAGCTGGCAGAAATTGTTTTGCCCTAACTTCACTGAAATCCTCTTGGCAGTCATGGTATTGcccaaaattttcaaaacttcaTCCTAGCTGACTTGGCAGTTACCCCTTAGGTAGGCAATTTCTGTACATTTAAGACTATAAGAAACACATCTACCAGCAAGCATTATCTTATATTTTGCAATTCAACCCATGAACTCTTATGTCATTTAAAATTATGAGTGTGAATATTAAAGATAGTTATGTCTTTCAGGTCGAAGCCATGTGGTGTTTGAGTTAACCAACCACATGACACGAGTCCAACCAAAAAAACCAAGATTCATGTGACTAAATGTCTtaagcaaattaaatttttaagtgttATTTCCTACAAGTTTAGCTTTATatcttctacaattttttttaaaactaacaacTGCtctaatgcaaaaaaataacatagaaaAAGAGAGTTTTCATTAGATTCATTATCAGATGTTCATGAATACATAACAAaattgcaacaattttttttttaattcagctaTTCGATATAATTGATTAATTACCTAATTATTAAACATGCACAATAAGTATTGCACATGCAAGATCCATTTTAAAGTAAACTAAACTTCTCACTGTTAAACTCAGTTTCTACTTCTCAATGTAAGTAACagtccaaaataaaaaatttcccaaaaataacaattttatagacccacatgaataaataatgttttactatATACATCACCAGGAATACCTAATCTCTTCAAAATACCTTGAATAATATATGGATATCTGTACTCACTAAGACATGTAAGATTTTGCACCATAAACAAATTGAAATATTAAGGTCACATTTCATACATGACCCCATCTGACATCACAGATAAAAGCTATCAAAACAAATGATAGCGTAAAAATAATGCTAGGCACATCTTAAGATTTCTGCAAAGCATCTTCTTCATTCCACAATACTCCTAATATCCTCAACTGTTTCTCTAACAGGCACTTTGGTTCACATCATCTTATGCACAGGATATTGTTTCGCTGTTTCAGCTAATACTTGTGCTACAAcacaatacttttaaattaatatcaTATACTTTTAAGTAGGGCTacctattttaattattttaattatattttatttattttattatttatatttataatttttatttatatatattattattgatatttacttagtttattaaaatatatttaattttaattaatgttaaaataattttaaaatattaatcttgtatcataaattttttaaaagcaaaatgaaacatttttaatattaaagattTAACATAGCAACAAAAAATCTATGAGTTTTTTTTCCAACGGGGGAAACTTCAAATAACTAAACTCCCTTGTGATAAAAGCCACAGCCTGAGAGTACAGGACAGCCCTATCCAGGGAGTGAGATATATATACCCCCACCAAATTCTGAATATCTATTCCCacaaacaaatggaaagaatatgaaagcaaacagcaggcaataTGGTTCTACCAGCCCTCTCCCCACACCAACAATGAAATTATGTGAATGCTCCTGTTGCTCCCTCCTGCGTTTGCCCCTATGCAACCCCAACCCACCATTATTCAGACCCACTGACTACTGCAAATCTGCAACAATCCACTGCACTCTATACTGAACCTGTGAGCACAAACGGCACTACACCCTGAATGATGGGTGCATCTGCTCTCGCCAGCTCTGACCCAGTCTGGGTACCTCTGCTGTCACTCGCTGGCAAGCGGTATCACCCCTGAACTGCTGTGTGGAGTCCTCCAGTCACTATCCCAGCCGGCAAACTGGTCGATGGGCCCCTACTCCACATCTGTACACAGCCTTGCTCCGAAGCAACTTTGATTCTGCTCCATTACTATCACTTCAGTTACAAATCATCCTCCCTATCACCAAGCGGCCCACCTAACATACCAcacggtaaatatttacaatcgcggtagatgccaaaaaaaatgctaaaaatccgaaaatacttttattctatgctctttcacttcctcttttcaaatcaaccggcggagataagaaattccaaatactttaggagatatcgaattttttaatttcatcatatgtagagtcgcggtagatgccaaaaaaaaatgtaaaaaatcctaaaatacctttatcatatgctcttcaacttcctcttttcattaaaagcggcggagataagaaattccaaatactttaggagatatcgaattttttaattttgcaatacaagacctgtggaaccattcgagcggcgccatttttgttattttgccgtgtgttcgtgaatacgtgaatcgtgaatgcgtaattaataaaatggttgattaggtcaggtcagttacattattaatactttcaaacttagccgacattaaaaattattttgtgaattaattttaatggatgtttagttttaaaatatttataatgtaactgacctgaccaaacaaacccggacagagggtgaacagtaaactaaaatggttgattaggtcaggtcagttacattataaatactttaaaactaaggtgatattaaaaataatgtgaattaattttaattattctttagttttaaattatttataatgtaactgaccttacctaacaaacccgtaacaaaggatgtacagtaacaactcacgtaaattttttttgttacttattacttgcgcaacaatatcaaaataacaaataagactttaaaattagaaacgttaaaaactcacgtaagttggaggcggtaattaaacaccgttttaaacaataattgaactaaataatcacgtattagttcatttgaattctggcctatcacgaacaatcacgtgacatcattatccaataaaaaaatagatactcgtacgtaaacaagaaacaatggtgcacgcacgccacaggaatgcgctggttttgtgctgaaatttaaaaattctatatctcctaaagtatttggaattt
This genomic window from Bacillus rossius redtenbacheri isolate Brsri chromosome 6, Brsri_v3, whole genome shotgun sequence contains:
- the LOC134533048 gene encoding transcription cofactor vestigial-like protein 4 isoform X1 → MEASESPLDVLSRAATMVQDNSLPDYGDAPARSRKELPSARWRQERRYRSKLGDCNKNTDSGRCKGLSTPLDMSTRARCLGPPPSYAESVLAPSYRPSVIACVPSGEDRQTIYSRRDMQSGMCDPVIDEHFRRSLGKDYVGIFSNELSPADHDNNNQDSVALIGLSVDDHFAKALGDTWRQLQSKEGDEEARTSAPGGATAANPAPPAPLRTQRAGVLST
- the LOC134533048 gene encoding transcription cofactor vestigial-like protein 4 isoform X2, encoding MYSLYLTSTYGDAPARSRKELPSARWRQERRYRSKLGDCNKNTDSGRCKGLSTPLDMSTRARCLGPPPSYAESVLAPSYRPSVIACVPSGEDRQTIYSRRDMQSGMCDPVIDEHFRRSLGKDYVGIFSNELSPADHDNNNQDSVALIGLSVDDHFAKALGDTWRQLQSKEGDEEARTSAPGGATAANPAPPAPLRTQRAGVLST